A window of the Carassius gibelio isolate Cgi1373 ecotype wild population from Czech Republic chromosome B16, carGib1.2-hapl.c, whole genome shotgun sequence genome harbors these coding sequences:
- the cep192 gene encoding centrosomal protein of 192 kDa isoform X1, which yields MENFQNIEDEPFPSFLSNASLGSGGRTTLGNVTLGSTLGMPMAASTVAKIRPPVDNRVTDIQASYLEDGRFSLMNSQGSDGGREKFVLSLKEDLDNVGDFIAANRFSDMLVNVNLDETESASVSKTSSRGSGSVPHRTADLSTGLVSFSHIGDKETLAAQATLLPLMMEEEEGSSSEGTDSERCSGSIASFLANEKLMSLDSMNSDMTDDEIDVNQLHDQELELYFNKLMPPAMQRGRVEGQEIPVGLPSISSQPHATEPERNRHHDNYDQRDFHMPDVRLAATGMDSCPASDEEDTEDELEASQNRGRARFLLPSASRQPVGESHRPHFRPGLEGGSSDDEIQMVGRNPDTRTGIEHRRSAEGQVINSPITGNGGGGDGSSGSDEEGNNGGVSTIPLPPTTVQSTYDVLRGLGIVGGSGQMGDDDQLQSLLSRSGMITHGQMGDRVGPVGTGEASHATVASGPASRCPVNWSMSLDRQEALDAMDNTAEVHLDSVYLRGGPGHNPPDISSTVNNFLQGNQSSFHLSQLLQESHNPEQGIDLGHTVDLGALGMRGGPCGDSPILNEQLSTSSKDDQPGESLDARYLCQSFDENHEEHNDIWNHHPDTVELELQQGTNTTHSVVYQNEEGKWVTDLAYYSSFEKEMEANMPEEVAMQFQTEDFLAGSQAMDKIIEDQEEFEKEHRFMQEEQIQAVNMSEVLGDTSWKAPISGNILMRASQVSSELEPGNQSYLRISLGEFFQRRSEALGCLGSTEEDNVKRPSFGYFITSPEKRKPVALLRPSDLFSRGSSINIESVPQSDADETLNPDDLDKTLEPNTAEAAHENNVQTQSTEGQVSQISAQYGDKESSVHSESPNSSSNLLLSISTIASAIADASISSDPAQLAAMIMELSKRSRSKSHQQVAKESIRSPDSVAASNQNGLLEDLQKTTSVGDLSTPDMEKYLKRAEFSSSDSDGSTSQSCLDILTLADSLASSNKLTQQQLASLENEFLCKKEERLVAEEQAVGKKCQNLAGNASRQTEGTYVVSPNPRSDVKRSGIPRPKSSSLPSTTARPAKRSLVSGQSSSSSTSFKSGIEKNKNDYRAAPSTNKGITESKVKIGTGRPQVASTSTTGNRRYLKGEGTTSTPAFAPKTSPGLRRSEVSSLKTSPLKPKTAGGRTDRPAINQARSPRSPKATQSVSKEKIAAVDRQDSLPATQEKFGSPESSAPGVVEVTHCNFRPSTSPLTHSSPSQTSITSGYGEMSPCSPSSGKAQRSPAGDPGSPQSHCSSPSLSRLTYLSINENTCMPTPDHHKKNTSMALSTTIIRASPTPPVEPFDNVNVLSSSKSPEPLCHSEIPGLNQKTSELGSRSQSDSCKDYENEYSKGNRQSEPAPSLYAQVDSGYSSKLNIQHPSGTASEQAHQALPRVLGPGSGFGAADDMTYGSVPSYTSQGALTNLPNLLTGRCLFSSQLAQQYLSSEGPLHAPPYQIGGPSGIYGVSAAVPAGNPSMGHMHVPGHTSLQSGYLNSGQQHPPQYPVSKTYGQPNVGSWAGRDLADLRIQVMVPNELKFPSSCCVGIASQTSLNIFNPSERWQQVSISVTSLSIDGEKVESIPFQWLIVQNRTIIGPKCTEEQRVLFIAPRAGLYQYTLSVSSWPASAESETVAHAEVFAKKVVLIAMAENPVVEVDVGKTGCLDFGDMPGGSTKALLLKLVNRTHATVPIRLVISANASAWHCFGFSKSPVAMTTDGSLHPGSSMTSLSPSSVINHVLHASYAENQETFLVWVHFSAPQKYISSSGELGPADEYSARVDIEVDSPGPSHVIQSVALRARSGTPRVHAPKDLQTVCLQAPLGQTAKQKLPLKNAGNIDVLLRLKSTDGDSCFTVRPEELTLKAGEEQGVVVSFTAQDRQKLRESMLTILVLPSGPQYEVMLKGETVQGVSGKAVSSPAVSSQAEVPPILSNKQFMAWGGVTLGRAVQQKLVLRNNSPTTSQQLRLLIRGQDQDGFQLQSSFGPDERLTRNRELSIKPKEDVTVHLLFAPTRVASMLAKLEIKQSAARASQPGVKFTIPLSGYGGTSNVILEELRKRSEGYVATLSGVQAGRVSKLCVCVRNTGSRAAFVKAVPYSNLQTRAVMDSTVISLSPSQFVLKERTQEVITIAMKASRREHALCQSGAALLATVCLFCGDEVSRQQFRKLLRIKPEAGNKVLSENSLLKSIPFDEMFLGEEQVQEAYDLPQRPNEAQIFYGNMSKVMLSLFGTTEMSDSGESDHMESVRPSQRHTSESDSSLLSGLGSSGRYISNASLDVLPVKGPPLSPSEPVLKQTELNLENTWSIKPEQLVLTAPTINSVADTRHVQILNRSNKELSFELSWPAHCLTITPQHGVIEPQSHLQILISPNPSLATKSSMLPWSGQIYVQCDNQQKSIKVQIRQDLAMDVSATSCAMDRSLRPLPPQAETPTVPGQKPQSSSTQPQVEIKNRTLVFPPTASGESSECSLELENHGEEVRWYLSSFAPPYVKGVDSSGDVYRATYSAFRCEKVSGTLGIQERMQVPFTFLPRDRGDYAQFWDLECHPTARPQHKSRVRFQLCGTGIRAGEASSVKENTSLVKTEATVKNRKRLDSVSSKTGSSTENQKRGVYAPQSLYTFPATRVGATSSLKVNFRNNSSNAHELTFISPKEPFHIKHSNYSLRSQHYINLPVQFVPAAAGQFSGTLLVQTDTDAKLAIELRGEALP from the exons agACAATGTAGGTGACTTCATTGCTGCAAATCGATTCTCTGACATGCTGGTGAATGTTAATTTGGATGAAACCGAATCTGCTTCTGTTTCCAAAACATCATCAAGAGGGTCAGGTTCTGTTCCTCATCGGACTGCTG ACCTGTCAACTGGTCTTGTGTCATTCTCCCATATCGGAGACAAAGAAACATTGGCAGCTCAG GCCACTTTGCTCCCACTGAtgatggaggaagaggagggttCCTCCAGTGAAGGGACAGACAGTGAAAGGTGCAGTGGCAGCATCGCCAGCTTCCTGGCCAATGAGAAACTGATGTCTCTGGACAGCATGAACAGTGATATGACAG ATGATGAGATTGATGTGAACCAGCTCCATGATCAGGAACTAGAGCTGTATTTTAATAAGCTGATGCCACCTGCAATGCAGAGAGGCCGTGTAGAAGGACAAGAAATCCCTGTT GGGTTACCTTCCATTTCATCTCAACCCCATGCCACTGAACCAGAAAGGAACAGACACCATGATAACTATGACCAA AGGGACTTTCACATGCCTGATGTGCGTCTGGCAGCCACAGGTATGGATTCTTGTCCTGCAAGTGATGAAGAGGATACAGAGGATGAACTGGAAGCTTCACAGAACCGGGGCAGAGCAAGATTTCTCCTACCCAGCGCCTCCAGACAACCA GTTGGGGAGAGCCATCGGCCTCATTTTCGACCAGGTTTGGAAGGAGGAAGCTCTGATGATGAGATACAGATGGTGGGGAGGAACCCTGACACCAGGACAGGCATTGAGCACCGCCGCTCAGCAGAGGGACAGGTCATCAACTCACCTATTACTG GTAATGGAGGTGGAGGAGACGGGAGTAGTGGCAGTGATGAGGAAGGAAATAATGGAGGTGTATCTACCATTCCTTTGCCTCCCACCACAGTCCAGAGCACCTATGATGTGCTTCGTGGTCTTGGCATCGTGGGTGGAAGTGGACAGATGGGAGATGATGATCAGCTTCAATCTTTGCTTAGCAGATCAGGCATGATTACGCATGGCCAG ATGGGTGATCGTGTTGGTCCTGTTGGCACAGGGGAGGCTAGTCATGCTACTGTGGCATCTGGACCTGCCAGTCGATGCCCAGTTAATTGGAGCATGAGTTTGGATCGACAGGAGGCTCTT GATGCAATGGATAACACAGCAGAAGTTCACCTGGATTCTGTATACTTGAGGGGAGGTCCTGGTCATAACCCTCCGGACATTTCTTCAACAGTCAACAACTTCCTTCAGGGCAACCAGAGCAGTTTCCACCTCTCTCAGTTACTTCAGGAGTCACATAATCCCGAGCAAGGGATCGACCTGGGCCACACTGTGGATCTTGGTGCCCTGGGCATGCGTGGTGGCCCTTGTGGGGATTCTCCAATTCTCAATGAGCAGCTGAGCACCAGCAGTAAAGATGATCAACCTGGAGAGTCTCTGGATGCTAGGTACCTTTGCCAGAGCTTTGATGAGAATCATGAGGAACATAATGATATTTGGAATCACCATCCAGACACTGTGGAGCTTGAGTTACAGCAAG GCACAAACACCACTCACAGTGTGGTCTACCAGAATGAAGAGGGAAAGTGGGTCACTGATTTGGCCTATTACTCTTCCTTCGAGAAAGAAATGGAGGCCAATATGCCTGAGGAAGTTGCTATGCAGTTTCAGACAGAAGATTTTCTTGCTGGAA GCCAAGCCATGGACAAGATAATTGAGGATCAGGAGGAGTTTGAAAAGGAGCACCGGTTTATGCAG GAAGAGCAGATTCAAGCTGTGAATATGAGTGAAGTGCTGGGAGACACATCTTGGAAAGCTCCGATAAGTGGCAACATCCTCATGAGGGCCTCACAGGTCTCCTCTGAACTTGAGCCTGGGAACCAAAGTTATCTGCGTATTTCACTGGGGGAGTTTTTTCAGAGGCGCTCTGAAGCTCTGGGGTGCCTTGGGAGCACTGAAGAGGACAATGTTAAAAGG ccatcTTTTGGATACTTTATTACATCCCCTGAGAAGAGGAAACCTGTTGCGTTACTTCGACCCTCAGATTTGTTCTCCAGGGGAAGCTCCATCAACATTGAGTCAGTTCCACAAAGTGATGCTGATGAGACGCTTAATCCAG ATGATCTAGATAAGACTCTTGAGCCCAACACAGCTGAAGCCGCACATGAGAATAATGTGCAAACTCAAAGTACTGAGGGACAGGTTTCCCAG ATCTCTGCACAATATGGAGATAAGGAGAGTTCTGTCCATTCAGAATCACCCAACTCCAGCAGCAATCTTCTGCTCAGCATTAGTACAATTGCATCTGCAATTGCTGATGCCTCCATCAGCTCAGATCCAGCACAGCTCGCTGCCATGATCATGGAGCTGTCTAAACGGAGCCGCTCTAAAAGCCATCAGCAAGTAGCAAAAGAGTCGATTAGAAGTCCTGATTCTGTAGCAGCCTCAAATCAAAATGGTCTGCTGGAGGATCTGCAGAAGACCACATCAGTGGGTGACCTTAGTACTCCTGACATGGAGAAATATCTGAAGAGGGCTGAGTTCTCAAGTAGTGACAGTGATGGATCCACCTCACAGTCCTGCTTGGACATCCTCACTTTGGCTGATAGTTTGGCCAGTTCTAACAAGCTGACTCAACAGCAGTTGGCATCTCTGGAAAATGAATTCCTCTGTAAAAAGGAAGAGCGTTTAGTTGCGGAAGAGCAAGCAGTAGGCAAGAAATGTCAAAATCTGGCAGGTAATGCATCTAGACAAACAGAGGGTACTTATGTTGTGTCACCAAATCCAAGGTCAGATGTCAAACGAAGTGGAATTCCTCGACCCAAGTCAAGCAGTTTACCATCTACCACTGCGCGTCCAGCCAAAAGATCTTTAGTTTCTGGGCAGTCATCATCATCTTCCACTTCCTTCAAATCTGGcattgagaaaaacaaaaatgactatCGTGCAGCACCTTCTACCAATAAAGGTATCACTGAATCCAAGGTCAAAATAGGTACGGGTCGACCACAAGTGGCCAGCACTTCCACCACAGGTAACCGCCGCTATCTGAAAGGTGAAGGGACCACGTCAACTCCTGCTTTTGCCCCAAAGACCTCACCTGGCCTTCGCCGTTCGGAAGTATCGTCGTTGAAGACCTCCCCACTCAAACCCAAGACAGCTGGAGGCCGGACAGACAGACCTGCCATTAACCAGGCAAGATCACCCAGAAGTCCTAAAGCCACTCAGTCAGTTTCAAAAGAGAAAATTGCAGCTGTTGATCGTCAGGATTCCCTGCCAGCAACACAGGAAAAATTTG GATCACCTGAGAGCAGTGCCCCTGGTGTTGTGGAGGTCACCCATTGTAATTTCAGACCATCCACCTCCCCTCTTACCCACTCCAGTCCAAGCCAGACCTCCATTACAAGTGGATATGG AGAGATGTCTCCGTGTTCCCCTAGTAGTGGAAAGGCTCAGAGGAGTCCTGCTGGTGATCCAGGTTCCCCTCAGTCCCATTGTTCAAGCCCATCTCTCAGTAGACTGACTTATCTTTCCATTAATGAGAACACTTGCATGCCCACTCCTGATCACCATAAG AAAAACACCTCAATGGCTCTAAGCACTACTATAATCAGAGCCAGTCCAACTCCTCCAGTGGAACCGTtcgataatgtaaatgttctgagTTCTTCAAAGAGTCCAGAGCCTCTTTGCCACTCTGAAATTCCTGGCCTCAACCAAAAGACCTCTGAACTGGGCTCACGTAGCCAAAGTGACTCCTGTAAAGACTACGAAAATGAATACTCTAAGGGCAACCGCCAGTCTGAGCCTGCACCGAGCTTGTACGCTCAAGTGGATTCTGGGTACTCAAGCAAGCTGAACATTCAGCATCCATCTGGGACAGCATCAGAACAGGCACACCAAGCATTGCCTCGTGTCTTGGGGCCTGGATCTGGTTTTGGGGCTGCAGATGACATGACATATGGGTCAGTACCCAGCTACACCTCCCAGGGTGCACTGACAAACCTTCCCAACCTCCTAACAGGGCGTTGCCTCTTTAGTTCCCAACTGGCACAACAGTATCTGAGCTCAGAGGGGCCTCTACATGCTCCTCCCTATCAGATTGGAGGGCCATCTGGTATATATGGAGTATCGGCTGCAGTGCCTGCTGGAAACCCATCTATGGGACATATGCATGTACCTGGGCATACAAGTCTTCAGTCTGGTTACCTGAACTCTGGTCAACAACATCCACCTCAGTATCCAGTCAGCAAGACCTATGGACAGCCAAATGTTGGGTCATGGGCTGGACGAGATCTTGCAGACCTTAGAA TTCAAGTGATGGTTCCAAATGAGCTGAAGTTTCCCAGTTCTTGCTGTGTGGGAATTGCCTCTCAGACGTCCCTCAACATCTTCAACCCCTCGGAGCGCTGGCAGCAAGTTTCAATCTCCGTCACAAGCCTATCCATTGATGGAGAGAAG GTGGAGTCTATCCCATTCCAGTGGCTGATAGTACAGAATAGGACCATAATTGGACCCAAATGTACAGAAGAACAGAGGGTTTTATTTATAGCACCAAGGGCTGGACTGTATCAGTATACTCTCAGTGTGTCATCTTGGCCTGCATCTGCAGAGTCAGAGACTGTGGCGCATGCAGAAGTCTTTGCTAAGAAAGTGGTGCTGATCGCTATGGCTGAGAACCCTGTGGTTGAG GTTGATGTTGGAAAGACTGGCTGTCTGGACTTTGGGGACATGCCGGGGGGCAGTACTAAGGCCCTGCTGCTCAAGCTGGTCAACAGGACTCATGCCACTGTGCCTATTCGACTAGTTATCAGTGCG AATGCATCAGCATGGCATTGTTTCGGCTTCTCTAAGAGCCCAGTTGCCATGACCACGGATGGTTCCCTTCATCCTGGCTCAAGTATGACCTCGCTTTCACCTTCATCAGTCATAAACCATGTGCTGCATGCCAGTTATGCAGAG AATCAAGAAACCTTCTTGGTGTGGGTTCATTTCAGTGCACCTCAGAAGTACATTTCAAGTTCAG GTGAGTTGGGGCCAGCTGATGAATACAGTGCACGGGTGGATATTGAGGTGGACAGTCCAGGCCCCAGTCATGTGATTCAGAGTGTAGCCCTGAGGGCAAGGTCAGGCACTCCCAGAGTGCATGCACCCAAAGACCTACAG ACGGTGTGCCTTCAGGCTCCTTTGGGGCAAACAGCCAAGCAGAAACTTCCTTTAAAGAATGCAGGCAACATTGATGTTCTACTCAGACTAAAG AGTACTGATGGAGACAGCTGTTTCACTGTGAGACCAGAGGAACTGACTCTGAAAGCTGGAGAGGAGCAGGGTGTGGTGGTCTCCTTCACTGCCCAGGACAGACAGAAACTCAGGGAGAG CATGTTGACGATTTTGGTTCTACCCAGCGGACCTCAGTATGAGGTGATGCTGAAAGGAGAGACGGTCCAAGGAGTTTCTGGGAAAGCAGTATCTTCACCTGCCGTGTCCTCACAGGCTGAGGTCCCACCCATCCTCTCCAACAAACAGTTCATGGCATGGGGAGGGGTTACCCTGGGCAGAGCAGT GCAACAGAAACTGGTGCTAAGGAACAATTCACCCACTACATCACAGCAACTCAGACTGCTCATTAGGGGCCAAGACCAAGACGGTTTCCAG CTGCAGAGCTCATTCGGCCCAGATGAGCGACTGACGCGTAAcagagagctgtcaatcaaacccaAAGAGGATGTGACTGTTCATCTGCTCTTTGCTCCCACCCGTGTTGCATCCATGCTGGCCAAACTGGAGATCAAGCAGTCTGCTGCACGTGCCTCCCAACCTGGGGTCAAGTTCACT ATCCCTCTGTCAGGCTATGGCGGCACGAGTAACGTGATCCTGGAGGAGTTGAGGAAGCGTTCTGAAGGCTATGTGGCCACGCTGAGTGGAGTGCAGGCAGGACGTGTCAGTAagctctgtgtgtgcgtgcgaaACACGGGTTCACGTGCTGCTTTCGTGAAAGCGGTACCCTACAGCAATCTTCAGACTCGAGCCGTCATGGACTCCACTGTTATTAGCTTGTCCCCTTCACAGTTTGTGCTGAAAGAGCGGACACAGGAG GTGATCACAATAGCGATGAAGGCTTCACGCAGAGAGCATGCTCTCTGTCAGTCTGGAGCAGCTCTTCTTGCCACTGTCTGCCTCTTCTGTGGGGATGAAGTCTCTCGACAACAATTCAGGAA GTTACTACGAATCAAACCAGAAGCAGGGAATAAAGTACTGTCTGAGAACAGCTTATTGAAAAGTATCCCGTTTGATGAAATGTTCCTTGGAGAGGAGCAGGTTCAGGAGG CCTATGATCTGCCTCAAAGGCCAAATGAAGCCCAGATTTTCTATGGCAACATGAGCAAAGTTATGCTGTCGCTATTTGGCACTACGGAAATGTCGGACTCTGGAGAGAGTGACCATATGGAGTCCGTCAGACCTTCACAGCGGCACACCTCTGAATCAGACAG TTCTCTACTCAGCGGTCTGGGGTCATCGGGCCGCTACATCAGTAATGCTTCCCTGGATGTGCTACCGGTCAAGGGTCCTCCATTAAGTCCATCAGAACCTGTGCTGAAACAAACAGAGCTGAACCTGGAGAACACCTGGAGCATCAAACCTGAACAGCTGGTTCTCACTGCACCCACTATCA ACAGTGTGGCTGACACCAGACATGTACAGATATTGAACCGCTCAAACAAAGAGCTGAGCTTTGAGCTCTCCTGGCCAGCACACTGCCTGACCATCACCCCACAGCACGGAGTCATTGAACCTCA GAGCCACTTGCAAATCCTCATCAGTCCCAATCCTTCTCTTGCAACCAAATCCTCCATGCTGCCTTGGAGTGGACAGATCTATGTACAGTGTGATAATCAACAGAAG TCCATTAAAGTTCAGATCCGGCAAGATCTGGCCATGGATGTTTCTGCCACTAGCTGCGCCATGGACCGCTCTTTACGCCCACTGCCACCTCAGGCTGAGACCCCTACCGTCCCAGGACAGAAACCTCAGAGCAGCAGCACCCAGCCTCAGGTTGAGATCAAGAACCGAACGCTGGTCTTCCCTCCCACTGCCTCTGGAGAATCATCAG AATGTTCTCTGGAGCTGGAGAATCATGGAGAGGAGGTCAGATGGTACCTCTCTTCTTTTGCTCCTCCGTATGTAAAG GGCGTTGATAGCAGTGGAGATGTTTACCGTGCCACATACTCTGCCTTCAGATGTGAGAAGGTATCCGGGACTCTGGGGATTCAAGAGAGGATGCAG gTTCCATTCACTTTCCTTCCACGTGACCGGGGAGATTATGCGCAGTTTTGGGATTTGGAATGTCACCCGACAGCCAGACCTCAGCATAAGAGCCGTGTTCGCTTCCAATTGTGTGGCACT GGAATAAGAGCAGGAGAAGCATCGAGTGTTAAAGAGAATACCTCACTGGTGAAAACAGAAGCCACTGTGAAGAACAGGAAGAGACTGGATTCTGTAAGCTCCAAGACTGG ATCTTCGACTGAGAATCAGAAGAGGGGTGTTTATGCACCTCAGAGTCTGTACACATTTCCTGCCACACGAGTGGGCGCCACCAGCTCACTGAAGGTCAACTTCAGAAATAACTCCTCCAACGCACACGAG CTTACATTCATAAGTCCTAAAGAGCCTTTCCACATCAAGCATTCAAATTATTCTCTAAG ATCTCAACACTACATCAACCTCCCTGTTCAGTTCGTGCCGGCTGCTGCAGGCCAGTTTTCCGGCACGCTGCTCGTACAGACGGACACAGACGCTAAACTGGCCATAGAGCTCCGTGGAGAAGCCTTGCCATGA